The following are encoded in a window of Shewanella psychrotolerans genomic DNA:
- the rpmA gene encoding 50S ribosomal protein L27, with the protein MAHKKAGGSTRNGRDSESKRLGVKRFGGESVLAGNIIVRQRGTKFHAGVNVGIGRDHTLFALTDGKVKFEVKGPKNRKFISIEA; encoded by the coding sequence ATGGCACATAAAAAAGCTGGCGGTTCTACTCGTAACGGCCGCGATTCAGAAAGTAAACGTCTAGGTGTTAAGCGTTTCGGTGGTGAATCAGTTCTTGCTGGTAACATCATCGTACGTCAACGTGGTACTAAGTTCCACGCAGGTGTTAACGTAGGTATTGGTCGTGACCATACTCTATTTGCACTAACTGACGGTAAGGTTAAGTTTGAAGTTAAAGGTCCTAAGAACCGTAAGTTCATTAGCATCGAAGCTTAA
- the pdxA gene encoding 4-hydroxythreonine-4-phosphate dehydrogenase PdxA, with translation MTTKRIAITPGEPAGVGPDLVIQLAQRAWPAELVVCADPALLKSRAKKIGLPIQLRPYQPSQPPKPQEAGTLTIVPFPLVTEAICGTLDEQNSSYVIDTLSYAGEKNMSGEFDAVVTGPVHKGIINQAGIPFSGHTEFFAHQANCQDVVMLLAAPGLQVALVTTHIPLAYVSKAITRERLHQIIKILHEDLVNKFGLTQPKIYVCGLNPHAGEDGHLGREEIDVIMPALDELREMGMSIVGPLPADTLFQPKYLEDADVVLAMYHDQGLPVLKSRGFGSSVNITLGLPYIRTSVDHGTALALAGTGDAEIGSFVCALNKAIELADRNESKKEK, from the coding sequence TTGACGACTAAACGTATCGCTATCACACCAGGCGAACCCGCCGGTGTAGGACCAGACTTAGTCATTCAACTTGCTCAGCGTGCTTGGCCCGCTGAGCTTGTTGTTTGTGCCGATCCAGCACTATTGAAATCTAGGGCTAAAAAAATCGGCCTGCCAATCCAGTTGCGCCCATATCAACCTAGTCAGCCACCTAAACCTCAAGAAGCGGGTACATTAACCATAGTCCCGTTTCCATTGGTAACGGAAGCGATATGCGGCACGCTAGATGAACAAAATAGTAGCTACGTTATTGACACGCTGAGCTACGCAGGCGAAAAAAACATGAGCGGCGAGTTCGATGCCGTTGTCACAGGTCCGGTGCACAAAGGTATTATTAATCAAGCCGGTATCCCTTTTAGTGGACACACTGAGTTTTTTGCCCATCAAGCTAATTGCCAAGATGTGGTGATGTTACTGGCGGCTCCGGGTTTACAGGTCGCGCTTGTCACAACTCATATTCCACTTGCCTATGTATCGAAAGCCATCACGCGAGAGCGTCTGCACCAAATTATCAAAATATTGCATGAAGACTTGGTTAACAAATTTGGACTGACGCAGCCTAAAATTTATGTCTGCGGTTTGAATCCACATGCAGGTGAAGATGGCCACTTAGGCAGAGAAGAGATTGATGTTATTATGCCCGCGCTAGATGAACTGCGCGAGATGGGCATGAGTATAGTCGGGCCTCTACCTGCAGATACTCTGTTTCAACCTAAGTACCTTGAAGATGCCGATGTCGTATTAGCCATGTACCACGATCAGGGTCTTCCTGTATTAAAGTCACGCGGATTTGGTAGCTCGGTTAATATTACCTTGGGCCTGCCATATATTCGCACCTCGGTCGATCACGGAACGGCATTAGCCCTTGCTGGGACGGGTGACGCAGAAATAGGAAGCTTCGTCTGCGCACTAAATAAGGCTATAGAATTGGCCGACAGAAATGAGTCAAAAAAAGAGAAGTAA
- a CDS encoding threonine/serine ThrE exporter family protein: protein MYADTQNDITRQVVRVAQLLLAYGAESELVEEISQRLGQALGLASVEISISSNSLVLTSLVHGRCITTTRRIREHGINMSVVCELQRICLLTEKGIYGLNEVRKRVARIQPKSYPKRYLVPMIGLSCGSFCHLFGGDTMAVLITILAASAGMSVRLAIAKRHFNLLLNFAVTAFVTTLVAQLGYHLQVTDTPKLPMAASVLMLVPGFPMINAISDMVKGHLNVGISRWGHATLLTVSSVIGITIAMQIGGLFL from the coding sequence GTGTACGCAGATACTCAAAATGATATTACTCGGCAAGTGGTCCGGGTTGCACAACTCCTTCTGGCCTATGGTGCTGAATCTGAACTTGTAGAAGAGATCAGTCAGCGCTTAGGTCAGGCGTTAGGCCTTGCCAGTGTTGAGATCTCAATCTCTTCCAATTCACTCGTTTTAACCAGCTTAGTGCATGGGCGTTGTATTACGACGACCAGACGGATTCGCGAACATGGTATCAATATGAGTGTCGTCTGCGAGCTGCAGCGTATCTGCCTATTGACCGAAAAGGGGATCTACGGCCTCAATGAAGTGCGTAAGCGTGTTGCCCGCATTCAACCCAAGAGCTATCCCAAACGCTATTTAGTGCCCATGATCGGCCTTTCGTGCGGTAGCTTTTGCCACCTGTTTGGCGGTGATACCATGGCTGTATTGATCACGATATTAGCGGCCTCAGCGGGGATGTCGGTTCGCCTCGCTATTGCCAAGCGACATTTCAACCTGCTGTTGAACTTTGCCGTTACCGCCTTTGTCACCACTTTGGTGGCGCAACTGGGGTATCACCTGCAAGTGACTGATACCCCCAAGTTACCAATGGCTGCCAGCGTACTGATGCTAGTCCCAGGCTTCCCTATGATCAACGCTATCTCTGATATGGTGAAGGGGCACCTGAATGTGGGGATCTCACGTTGGGGACATGCCACTCTGTTAACTGTTTCGTCGGTTATCGGGATCACTATTGCGATGCAGATTGGGGGACTATTCCTATGA
- the cgtA gene encoding Obg family GTPase CgtA: MKFVDEAVIRVEAGDGGSGCVSFRREKYVPDGGPDGGDGGDGGSVYLEADENLNTLIDYRFERFHFAERGKNGRGRDCTGHGGEDLILKVPVGTRAVDEETQEALGDLKTHGQKLLVAKGGFHGLGNTRFKSSTNRAPRQKTLGTPGEVRSLRLELMLLADVGLLGMPNAGKSTFIRAVSRAKPKVADYPFTTLVPNLGVVNPRHGQSFVVADIPGLIEGAADGAGLGIRFLKHLERCRVLLHILDIEPIDGSDPVDSARAIVGELEKHSPLLASKPRWLVFNKTDLLLEEEIQERIERIVKELDWQGEVFSISAYNRQGTEALSLKLMDFIDALPEEEEADPDAEVEFKWDNYHQQNQEVVNEDYDDDFDDDFDDDDYDVEIIYQR; this comes from the coding sequence ATGAAGTTTGTCGATGAAGCTGTGATCAGAGTTGAAGCTGGTGATGGCGGTAGTGGTTGCGTTAGTTTTAGACGTGAAAAATATGTGCCGGATGGTGGTCCTGATGGCGGTGATGGTGGTGATGGCGGTAGTGTCTATTTAGAAGCGGACGAAAACCTCAACACACTAATCGATTATCGTTTTGAACGTTTTCATTTTGCCGAGCGTGGTAAAAATGGCCGCGGACGCGATTGTACAGGCCACGGTGGTGAAGATCTAATTCTTAAAGTACCAGTGGGGACTCGTGCGGTTGACGAAGAGACTCAAGAAGCCTTAGGTGATCTTAAAACTCACGGTCAAAAGTTATTAGTTGCTAAGGGCGGTTTCCATGGTTTGGGAAATACGCGATTTAAAAGCAGTACTAACCGTGCACCTAGACAGAAAACGTTAGGAACGCCGGGTGAAGTTCGTAGCTTACGGCTTGAACTGATGTTACTTGCGGATGTTGGCTTATTAGGTATGCCTAATGCTGGTAAGTCTACCTTTATCCGAGCTGTATCGAGAGCTAAGCCTAAAGTCGCTGATTATCCATTTACGACCTTAGTGCCTAATTTAGGGGTAGTTAATCCACGTCACGGGCAGAGTTTCGTTGTGGCTGATATTCCTGGCTTGATTGAAGGCGCTGCCGATGGTGCAGGTCTTGGTATTCGGTTCCTTAAACACCTTGAACGTTGTCGTGTATTATTGCATATCTTAGATATTGAGCCTATCGATGGTAGTGATCCTGTTGATAGTGCACGTGCGATTGTTGGCGAGCTTGAAAAACATTCTCCATTGCTTGCGAGTAAACCTCGTTGGTTAGTGTTTAATAAGACGGATTTGTTGCTTGAAGAAGAGATTCAAGAACGTATTGAACGTATTGTTAAAGAGCTTGATTGGCAGGGTGAAGTCTTTAGTATTTCGGCATATAACCGTCAAGGTACAGAAGCATTATCTCTTAAGCTGATGGATTTTATCGATGCGCTTCCTGAAGAAGAAGAAGCCGATCCTGATGCTGAAGTTGAGTTTAAATGGGATAATTATCATCAACAGAATCAAGAGGTTGTTAACGAAGATTATGATGATGATTTTGATGATGACTTTGACGATGATGACTATGATGTTGAGATCATCTATCAAAGATAA
- the ispB gene encoding octaprenyl diphosphate synthase has product MDLNAIRQLADADMKAVDQLIYKQLESDVALINQLGFYIINGGGKRMRPLLSILAARAIAYEGTTHLKLAAIVEFIHTASLLHDDVVDESLLRRGRETANALFGNSASVLVGDFLYTRSFQMMTELGSMKVLEVLADATNVLAEGEVLQLMNCNDPDTTEERYMRVIYCKTAKLFEAATRLAGVLAGSSIEVQTALADYGKYLGTAFQLTDDLLDYTAETEELGKNIGDDLAEGKPTLPLIYAIANGTEQEQALIRSAIEKGDGSGHIETILNALNQCGALKYTEKRALEEAEKAIDALDILPDTDYKQALISLARIAVARNH; this is encoded by the coding sequence ATGGATTTGAACGCCATTCGTCAGCTGGCTGATGCTGATATGAAAGCCGTCGACCAACTTATTTATAAGCAGTTGGAATCAGATGTAGCCCTAATTAATCAACTTGGGTTCTACATTATTAATGGTGGGGGCAAAAGAATGCGCCCACTACTCTCAATTCTTGCCGCAAGGGCCATCGCCTATGAAGGTACGACTCACTTAAAGTTAGCGGCAATTGTGGAGTTTATTCATACGGCGTCATTACTTCACGACGATGTAGTAGATGAATCCCTGCTTCGGCGTGGTCGAGAAACCGCGAATGCGCTATTTGGTAATAGCGCAAGTGTCCTTGTCGGTGACTTTCTCTACACTCGCTCATTCCAGATGATGACAGAGCTTGGCAGTATGAAAGTACTCGAAGTGCTCGCTGATGCAACTAATGTGCTTGCAGAAGGTGAAGTCCTTCAGCTAATGAACTGCAACGACCCTGATACCACAGAAGAGCGCTATATGCGTGTAATCTACTGTAAAACGGCTAAGTTATTCGAAGCAGCGACACGTTTAGCTGGCGTACTGGCAGGAAGCAGCATTGAAGTACAAACAGCCCTAGCCGATTATGGTAAATACTTAGGCACCGCATTCCAGCTGACTGACGATCTACTCGACTATACTGCTGAAACAGAAGAGTTAGGCAAAAATATAGGCGATGATCTTGCAGAAGGTAAACCAACCCTGCCTCTCATCTACGCTATCGCTAATGGGACGGAGCAAGAACAAGCACTTATTCGCAGTGCTATTGAGAAGGGCGATGGCTCAGGCCACATCGAAACCATTCTAAATGCACTAAATCAATGTGGTGCATTAAAATACACAGAGAAAAGAGCGCTAGAAGAAGCTGAGAAGGCGATAGACGCGTTAGATATATTACCAGATACCGATTATAAGCAAGCATTAATATCGCTAGCGAGAATCGCTGTCGCACGCAATCATTAA
- a CDS encoding methyl-accepting chemotaxis protein: protein MKLNVATRVIGGFSVVTLLLIALGVASLITNENIKSSTLVLQDLSIPALESSNHLTQNLALQEKQLLVAFHTTRSEKMPKVEQNFEEYSQSFLNEIGTLQSIISGHRQELDAQITSLKANYQGFKDNSLKMMSAREQSLQTQEGLLKQLEDLEIAVDDTASLLIDLVDYESSEDPTEREIAATAGNIDTSFSSLITSSYDLVKTTEKSKFETITKELEYVISDVTNKLEYVSRHWEGVIDQDVIDDITKEATKALDMLNGANSLQTRKGKQLSLDASTTRLLEQVEINVGSVNQSMNSLNKQIEVVSQKVSNAALKDIDNASYKTMALVLIAIIVSIIVSIAVIRPLKRSLDSVNNALDILASGNLTHKLDDSGHDEFAELSRNCNRLVDSLRTLIQGILDRSNQLAAAAEETSAITAQTTAGIQEQKNQVDQVAAATTELSSSAMQVTSSADEALTQIKQADDEAQHMRTIADENKRTILALADEVSKASQVINKVHSDSASIGSILDVIRGIAEQTNLLALNAAIEAARAGEQGRGFAVVADEVRSLASRTQDSTQEIQQMIQVLQQGTQEAVSVMELGRNQANSCVEKTEQANIALESISQAVHNAHDSGTHIANAAQEQNLVSQQVSEKLEHIAAISEETATGADQTAQSSHQVAQLAEELQASVGEFRV from the coding sequence ATGAAATTGAATGTCGCCACTAGAGTTATCGGTGGGTTTAGCGTTGTAACTTTATTGCTAATAGCATTAGGTGTTGCTTCATTAATAACCAACGAAAATATCAAATCGAGTACTCTGGTGTTGCAAGATTTGAGTATACCAGCGTTAGAAAGTAGCAATCATCTGACACAAAATTTAGCACTTCAAGAGAAACAACTTTTAGTCGCGTTTCATACTACACGTTCAGAAAAAATGCCTAAAGTTGAACAGAATTTCGAGGAGTATTCTCAGAGTTTTTTAAACGAAATAGGTACCTTACAATCGATCATCAGTGGCCATAGACAAGAGCTGGATGCCCAAATCACTTCGTTAAAAGCTAACTATCAGGGCTTTAAAGATAACAGCTTAAAAATGATGTCAGCACGTGAACAGTCTTTGCAAACTCAAGAAGGTCTACTAAAGCAGCTCGAAGATCTCGAAATTGCTGTCGATGATACCGCATCGCTGCTTATCGACCTGGTCGATTACGAATCCAGCGAAGACCCAACAGAAAGAGAAATCGCTGCAACAGCAGGCAACATAGACACCAGCTTTAGCAGTCTTATCACTAGTAGTTACGACCTCGTAAAAACTACAGAGAAATCGAAGTTCGAAACCATCACCAAAGAACTCGAATATGTAATCAGTGATGTAACGAACAAGCTGGAATATGTAAGTCGCCACTGGGAAGGAGTTATAGACCAAGATGTTATCGACGATATAACTAAAGAAGCAACAAAAGCCCTCGATATGCTTAACGGCGCAAATTCACTCCAGACTCGCAAAGGTAAACAACTCTCGCTTGATGCATCTACAACTAGGCTTTTAGAGCAAGTTGAAATCAACGTTGGCTCAGTAAACCAAAGTATGAATAGCCTTAATAAGCAGATCGAAGTTGTTTCACAAAAAGTCAGTAACGCTGCGTTAAAGGATATCGATAATGCCAGCTATAAAACCATGGCATTAGTACTAATCGCCATTATAGTCTCAATCATTGTCAGTATTGCAGTGATACGTCCACTCAAGCGCTCTTTAGACAGTGTGAATAACGCGCTCGACATTTTGGCTTCAGGCAATCTAACTCATAAGCTAGATGATTCTGGTCATGATGAGTTTGCAGAGTTATCACGTAACTGTAATCGTCTCGTCGACAGCTTAAGAACCCTCATACAGGGTATTTTAGACCGTTCTAATCAGTTAGCTGCCGCAGCAGAAGAAACCTCAGCCATTACCGCTCAAACCACTGCAGGTATTCAAGAGCAAAAGAATCAAGTTGACCAAGTGGCAGCAGCAACAACTGAGCTAAGTTCTAGTGCGATGCAAGTCACAAGCAGCGCCGACGAAGCTTTGACTCAAATAAAACAGGCCGATGATGAAGCTCAGCATATGCGTACCATTGCCGATGAAAACAAACGCACAATACTTGCACTCGCTGACGAAGTCTCAAAAGCATCTCAAGTGATCAACAAGGTACACTCTGACAGCGCTTCTATTGGCTCTATTTTGGATGTTATTCGAGGTATCGCAGAGCAGACTAATCTACTGGCACTCAACGCCGCTATTGAAGCGGCACGAGCTGGCGAACAGGGACGAGGGTTTGCCGTCGTTGCAGATGAGGTTCGTAGCCTAGCTTCTCGTACCCAAGATTCAACTCAAGAGATCCAGCAGATGATCCAAGTGCTGCAACAAGGCACTCAAGAAGCGGTATCAGTGATGGAACTTGGACGCAATCAAGCTAATAGCTGCGTCGAAAAAACAGAGCAAGCAAATATTGCTTTGGAAAGTATCAGCCAGGCAGTGCATAATGCCCATGACTCAGGTACTCATATTGCTAATGCAGCCCAAGAGCAGAACTTAGTCAGCCAGCAAGTTTCCGAGAAGCTAGAGCATATTGCAGCCATATCTGAAGAAACCGCAACGGGTGCAGACCAGACAGCGCAATCGAGTCATCAAGTTGCGCAACTTGCCGAGGAGCTTCAAGCTTCTGTCGGTGAGTTCAGGGTTTAA
- the apaG gene encoding Co2+/Mg2+ efflux protein ApaG, with product MNKLESSIKIEVKTEYIEEQSSPDEERYLFSYTITIVNLGEKAVTLKSRMWSITDANGHHSEVQGAGVVGETPTIAPDTAYQYTSGTVCETPFAVMQGYYVMLSEDGIEFKAPIAPFRLAAPGLIH from the coding sequence ATGAACAAACTTGAATCCTCAATTAAAATTGAGGTAAAAACTGAATATATCGAAGAACAATCATCCCCCGATGAAGAGCGTTACCTTTTTAGTTATACCATCACCATAGTCAACCTTGGTGAGAAGGCGGTGACGTTAAAGAGTCGTATGTGGTCAATCACCGATGCCAATGGCCATCACAGCGAAGTCCAAGGTGCTGGTGTCGTTGGCGAAACTCCGACTATCGCTCCAGATACTGCATACCAATATACGAGCGGCACCGTTTGCGAAACGCCGTTTGCCGTGATGCAAGGCTACTATGTGATGCTAAGTGAAGATGGGATTGAATTTAAAGCCCCCATCGCCCCCTTTAGATTGGCAGCGCCAGGATTAATCCATTAG
- a CDS encoding DUF3718 domain-containing protein, with the protein MRLLPTTIAVVIAASAYTYTVPVHADANDQLAANICNYVHADDKNRLRNKLKETRVKLRTVYQALTCEGDSLLRFAIKSGANDVGSFVAKRLSTSDLVAKEADGKTVVEWAEANGHGGSEITAAIKERISG; encoded by the coding sequence ATGCGCTTGTTACCTACAACGATTGCTGTGGTTATTGCAGCCTCTGCTTATACTTATACTGTTCCGGTACATGCTGATGCTAATGATCAGCTTGCAGCGAATATTTGCAACTATGTTCATGCAGATGATAAAAACCGTTTACGTAATAAATTAAAAGAAACACGTGTTAAGTTGCGTACCGTTTATCAAGCACTCACCTGTGAAGGTGATAGTCTTTTACGCTTTGCGATAAAAAGTGGTGCGAATGATGTGGGGTCTTTCGTGGCAAAACGTTTATCTACTTCTGATTTAGTTGCTAAAGAGGCTGATGGTAAAACCGTTGTTGAATGGGCCGAAGCTAATGGGCACGGTGGTAGTGAAATCACTGCTGCGATAAAAGAGCGTATATCGGGGTAA
- the rsmA gene encoding 16S rRNA (adenine(1518)-N(6)/adenine(1519)-N(6))-dimethyltransferase RsmA has protein sequence MSNKVHLGHTARKRFGQNFLTDSNVINRIVGAIAPDNDHVMVEIGPGLAALTEPVAESIDKLTVVELDKDLVERLKTHPFLKDKLEIHQGDALKFDFNQLVEEGKQMKVFGNLPYNISTPLMFHLFEFAQHIENMHFMLQKEVVLRLSASPGTKAYGRLTVMAQYFCQIMPVLEVPPGCFTPPPKVDSAVVRLVPYKNKPWPCKDVDLLRHICTTAFNMRRKTLRNNLKHIISDDDFESLGIDASKRPEQITVEQYVAMANLVANKKNG, from the coding sequence ATGAGTAATAAAGTACATTTAGGCCACACGGCAAGAAAGCGTTTCGGACAAAACTTTTTGACCGATAGCAATGTGATCAATCGAATTGTCGGTGCCATAGCACCCGACAATGATCACGTTATGGTTGAAATTGGCCCAGGCCTTGCTGCATTAACTGAGCCTGTTGCCGAGAGCATAGATAAGCTCACGGTAGTTGAGTTAGATAAAGATCTGGTTGAACGTCTAAAAACTCATCCTTTTCTCAAGGATAAGCTTGAGATCCATCAAGGTGATGCGCTTAAATTTGACTTTAATCAGCTGGTCGAAGAAGGCAAGCAGATGAAGGTGTTCGGTAACTTACCTTACAACATCTCAACCCCACTAATGTTTCACCTTTTTGAGTTTGCACAGCATATTGAAAATATGCATTTCATGCTGCAAAAAGAGGTGGTACTTCGACTATCAGCGTCTCCTGGCACAAAAGCTTATGGCCGTTTAACCGTCATGGCGCAGTATTTCTGCCAAATTATGCCTGTACTTGAAGTGCCACCAGGTTGCTTTACACCACCACCTAAAGTGGATTCTGCGGTTGTCAGATTGGTGCCCTACAAGAATAAACCATGGCCGTGTAAAGATGTCGACCTACTGAGACATATTTGTACTACGGCGTTTAATATGCGTCGTAAAACCCTGCGTAATAATCTTAAACATATTATTTCTGACGATGATTTTGAATCATTGGGTATCGACGCCAGCAAACGTCCAGAGCAGATAACAGTTGAACAATATGTTGCGATGGCAAATCTAGTCGCTAATAAGAAAAACGGCTAA
- a CDS encoding threonine/serine exporter family protein yields MMDLFIQLLNDALFSAVPAVGFAMVFNVPRRFLPYCALGGALGHSLRTLLMHFGMPIEWGTFAAAALVGVLTIGFAKRHLAPPLMYAVAAIIPMIPGTYAYNTVIALVQLTALSEVNPDLTAEVVSNGLKTIFILGALSVGLAMPSLLYFRTRPVI; encoded by the coding sequence ATGATGGATCTGTTCATTCAGCTGCTGAATGATGCACTGTTCTCGGCTGTGCCTGCGGTGGGGTTTGCCATGGTATTCAATGTGCCGAGGCGTTTTTTGCCTTACTGTGCCCTTGGCGGGGCTTTAGGCCATAGCTTACGTACCTTGCTCATGCATTTTGGTATGCCGATAGAGTGGGGGACCTTCGCGGCCGCAGCTCTGGTCGGTGTATTAACCATAGGTTTCGCGAAGAGACATCTTGCACCGCCGCTCATGTATGCGGTTGCGGCAATTATCCCGATGATCCCTGGAACTTATGCCTACAATACGGTTATCGCCTTGGTACAGTTGACCGCTCTGTCTGAGGTCAATCCCGATCTAACTGCCGAGGTGGTCAGTAATGGTCTGAAGACCATCTTTATTTTAGGCGCACTGTCAGTGGGATTGGCTATGCCCAGCCTGCTCTATTTTCGTACCCGTCCTGTGATCTGA
- a CDS encoding symmetrical bis(5'-nucleosyl)-tetraphosphatase, giving the protein MATYFIGDIQGCYDELQAILSQVDFNPSKDELWIVGDMVARGNKSLQTIRYIKSLEGSAKPVLGNHDLHLMALHGKLKRPKPSDQLTSLLNADDIGELVDWLRLQPLLRCHPSKAIVMTHAGIPPQWDIDTVITEANAVHQALINPNYLTYLIADMYTNDIARWTDSMPNKARLIYCINALTRMRYLNADGSLDFDCKLPPESNPDNTLKPWFQFPSMTSNTHTLVFGHWAALMGKVDHPSLQALDTGCCWGEHLTLWHLESNQKITQKKLEKS; this is encoded by the coding sequence ATGGCAACATACTTTATCGGTGACATACAAGGCTGTTACGATGAGTTACAAGCCATATTGAGTCAAGTCGACTTCAATCCTTCAAAAGATGAGTTATGGATTGTTGGTGATATGGTGGCTAGAGGTAATAAATCACTACAGACCATCAGATATATTAAATCACTAGAAGGTTCAGCCAAGCCTGTCCTTGGTAATCACGATCTTCACCTTATGGCATTGCATGGTAAACTTAAACGCCCAAAGCCCAGTGATCAGCTTACTTCATTGCTCAACGCTGATGATATCGGCGAACTCGTCGATTGGTTAAGATTACAACCTTTATTAAGATGCCACCCTTCTAAAGCGATAGTGATGACCCATGCAGGTATTCCTCCTCAATGGGATATAGATACGGTAATAACAGAAGCGAATGCAGTCCATCAAGCGCTAATAAACCCAAATTACTTAACCTATCTAATCGCCGATATGTACACTAATGATATTGCTCGCTGGACGGACTCAATGCCAAATAAGGCGCGATTAATCTACTGTATTAATGCACTCACTCGAATGCGGTACCTTAATGCTGATGGGAGCTTAGATTTTGACTGTAAACTCCCCCCCGAATCCAATCCCGACAACACCTTGAAACCATGGTTTCAATTTCCAAGTATGACGAGCAACACTCACACATTAGTATTTGGCCATTGGGCAGCACTAATGGGCAAAGTTGACCATCCATCCCTTCAAGCCTTAGATACAGGTTGCTGTTGGGGTGAACATTTAACTCTTTGGCACCTTGAATCTAATCAAAAAATTACCCAAAAGAAGTTAGAAAAGAGTTAA
- the rplU gene encoding 50S ribosomal protein L21 translates to MYAVFQSGGKQHRVAEGHTVRLEKLEVATGETIEFDQVLLVADGETVHVGAPLVEGGKVVAEVVSHGRGEKVTIVKFRRRKHHDKKMGHRQWFTEVKITAINA, encoded by the coding sequence ATGTACGCTGTTTTTCAAAGTGGTGGTAAGCAGCACCGTGTTGCTGAAGGCCATACTGTTCGTCTAGAAAAATTAGAAGTCGCTACAGGCGAAACCATCGAATTCGACCAAGTTCTTTTGGTTGCTGATGGTGAGACTGTTCATGTTGGTGCACCTTTAGTTGAAGGTGGTAAGGTTGTAGCTGAAGTTGTCAGCCATGGCCGTGGCGAGAAGGTGACTATTGTTAAGTTCCGTCGTCGTAAGCACCACGACAAAAAGATGGGCCACCGTCAGTGGTTCACCGAAGTTAAAATTACAGCTATCAACGCTTAA
- the folA gene encoding type 3 dihydrofolate reductase gives MKIAMIAAMANNRVIGKDNQMPWHLPEDLRHFKAMTLGKPVVMGRKTFESIGRPLPGRHNIVISRQKDLFIEGVTCATSFEKAVELAGECEELVVIGGGQLYQALLPKADILYLTEISLDVEGDTHFPLWDDGSWQIEASESHTNDKSLQYRFITLVKKC, from the coding sequence ATGAAAATTGCAATGATTGCCGCGATGGCGAATAACCGGGTTATCGGGAAAGATAATCAGATGCCTTGGCATTTGCCCGAAGATTTACGTCATTTTAAGGCTATGACATTAGGGAAGCCTGTGGTCATGGGGCGAAAGACGTTTGAATCAATAGGTCGGCCATTACCTGGGCGTCATAATATCGTTATTAGTAGGCAGAAAGATTTATTCATTGAAGGCGTCACTTGTGCGACTTCATTTGAGAAAGCGGTCGAATTAGCTGGCGAATGTGAAGAGCTAGTTGTTATCGGTGGAGGACAGTTGTATCAAGCGCTATTACCTAAAGCGGATATTCTATACTTGACCGAGATCTCCTTAGATGTAGAAGGGGATACTCATTTTCCTCTTTGGGATGATGGGTCTTGGCAAATAGAGGCAAGCGAAAGTCACACAAATGATAAAAGCTTGCAATATCGCTTTATCACTTTGGTGAAAAAATGTTAA